The genomic interval GAAGGACGCCCCAGAAGAAGAGCGTGTACTGGCGGCCAAAGAGTGTACCAATATCTATGCGCCGCTGGCCAACCGGCTGGGTATCGGCCAGCTCAAGTGGGAACTGGAGGATTTCTGTTTCCGCTATCTGCATCCGGATGAGTACAAACGCATCGCCAAGCTGCTGCATGAGCGCCGTATCGATCGCGAGCAGTATATCGAGACTTTTGTGAAAAACCTGCGCGGCACCATGGAGCTGGAAGGGCTGAAGGCGGATGTGTACGGCCGTCCCAAGCATATCTACAGCATCTGGCGCAAGATGCAGAAAAAATCGCTGTCGTTCGATGAGCTGTTCGATGTGCGCGCGGTGCGCGTGGTGGTGGAACGTTTGCAGGATTGCTACGCGGCGCTGGGGATCGTGCATACGCATTTCCGCCATTTGCCGGACGAGTTCGACGATTATGTCGCCAACCCCAAACCCAACGGCTACCAGTCCATTCATACCGTGGTATTGGGGCCGGGCGGTAAAACGGTGGAGATTCAGATCCGTACCCGTCAGATGCACGAAGACGCTGAGTTAGGGGTCGCCGCCCACTGGAAATACAAGGAAGGCACCGCCTCTGCCGGCCGTTCCGGCTACGAAGAACGTATTGCCTGGCTGCGTAAACTGTTGTCCTGGCAGGAGGAGATGGCTGACTCGGACGAGATGCTCGACGAGGTGCGCAGCCAGGTGTTCGACGATCGCGTGTATGTGTTTACACCGAAAGGCGACGTGGTGGATCTGCCCGCCGGGTCGACGCCGCTGGATTTCGCCTACCATATTCACAGCGATATCGGTCATCGCTGCATCGGCGCCAAAGTGAGCGGGCGTATCGTGCCGTTCACCTACCAGTTGCAGATGGGCGATCAGATTGAAGTTATCACCCAGAAACAGCCGAACCCCAGCCGGGATTGGCTGAACCCGAATCTGGGATACATCACCACCAGCCGCGGCCGCTCCAAGATCCATAACTGGTTCCGCAAGCAGGATCGGGACAAGAACATTCTGGCGGGCAAACAGATCCTGGACAATGAGCTGGAGCATCTGGGCATCAGCCTGAAGATGGCGGAGAAACTGCTGCTGCCGCGCTACAACATGAATTCGATGGACGAACTGTTGGCCGGCATCGGCGGCGGCGATGTTCGCCTGAACCAGATGGTGAATTTCCTGCAGTCGAAGGTGAACCAGCCCAGCGCGGAAGAGCAGGATCGCGAAGCATTGCGCCAACTGACGCAAAAATCGCAGCAGCCGGCGACACGCGCCGCCGCCAAGGATAATGGCCGCATCGTAGTAGAAGGCGTCGGTAATCTGATGCATCACATCGCCCGCTGCTGCCAGCCGATTCCTGGCGATGACATTATCGGTTTTATCACCCGCGGCCGGGGGATCTCCATCCATCGCGCCGATTGCGAGCAGTTGGACGATCTGCGTGGTCATGCGCCGGAACGCATTGTGGAAGCGGTGTGGGGCGAAAGCTACTCCAGCGGTTATTCGCTGGTGGTTCGGGTCACGGCCAATGACCGCAGCGGCTTGCTGCGCGATATCACTACGATCCTCGCCAACGAAAAAGTCAATGTGCTGGGCGTTTCCAGCCGTAGCGATGTGAAGCAGCAACTGGCGACCATCGATATGGAGATGGAGATCTATAACCTGCAGGTGTTGGGGCGAGTGCTGGCTAAGCTGAATCAGCTGCCGGATGTGATCGATGCCCGCCGTTTGCAGGGGAATAGCTAAGCACACGGCCCCTTCGGCCTCCCTGCATCGGGAGGCCGCGTTTATCGGCTGACGGCGTCGTCTGCGAACAGTCCGGCAGGTGATGCGGCCAGCCACACCGACATACTTTCACCGAAATACACTCAGGATAGAAAAATGCCTTCATCGACGGAACGTCTGCTCGACATCATGAAGCAACTGCGCGACCCGGAAAACGGGTGCCCGTGGGATCGGGAACAGACGTTTGACACCATCGCGCCTTACACGTTGGAAGAAACCTACGAAGTGTTGGACGCCATCAGCCGCAAGGATTTTGACGACTTGCGCAGCGAGTTAGGCGACTTGCTGTTTCAGGTGGTGTTCTACGCACGCATGGCGGAAGAAGAGAATCTGTTTGATTTCTCAGATGTTTGCGATGCCATCAGCGACAAACTGGAGCGTCGGCATCCGCATATTTTTGGCACACAGCGCCCGGTGCTGAAAGACAGCGAAGCGGTACTGGCCAATTGGGAACAAACCAAGGCGCAGGAGCGGGCTGAGAAAGATCGCCACTCACAGCTGGATGATATTCCCGACGCGCTGCCTGCGTTGATGCGCGCGCATAAAATCCAGCAGCGTTGCGCCGCCGTCGGGTTTGACTGGCATACGCTGGGGCCGGTGGTGGACAAGCTGTACGAGGAAATCGACGAGGTGATGCATGAAGCGCAGCAGGCTGTCGTCGATCCGGAACGGTTGGGGGAGGAGCTCGGCGATATGCTGTTTGCAGCGGTGAATCTTTCCCGCCATCTGGGGCATAAGGCGGAAATCGCACTGCAGCAGGCTAATCATAAATTTTGCCGCCGTTTCCGGCAGGTAGAACAGTTGATTACCGAACAAGGGAAAACCCTTGCCGAGGCGAGTCTGGACGAGATGGATGCCGCATGGCAGCAGGTGAAAGAACGAGAAAAAGCACTTTGATGAAAAAAGAGCGGGGAAAAATGTCTTTTTGCCGCTCTTTATTTTTATCTGTTTGTTTTTAAATTGTGTTTTTAATCTGTTCTTTCGCAAAGAGAAACCTGTCAACAACCGGATGTGCGCTGCTGGTTCAGCAAAACGAACATTTGTGGCGTTCAGCGGCTTAGGGTATACTACTTTCCCGTCTTGGTCTTTTCTTATCGTCCTTAAATAAACCCAAATTCTCAGGTTCAGCATGACAACTAATTATATTTTTGTGACCGGCGGGGTCGTATCCTCTCTGGGTAAAGGCATTGCCGCAGCCTCTCTGGCGGCTATTCTCGAAGCCCGTGGCCTCAACGTGACCATCATGAAACTGGACCCGTACATCAATGTGGATCCGGGAACGATGAGCCCGACGCAGCACGGCGAAGTGTTCGTGACGGAAGACGGCGCCGAAACTGATCTCGATCTGGGCCACTATGAGCGCTTTATTCGCACTAAAATGACGCGCCGCAATAACTTCACCACCGGACGCATTTATTCTGACGTCCTGCGCAAAGAGCGCCGTGGCGATTATCTGGGTGCGACCATTCAGGTTATTCCGCATATCACCAACGCGATTAAAGAACGCATTATCGAAGGCGGCGAAGGTCATGACGTGGTGCTGGTGGAAATCGGCGGTACTGTGGGTGATATCGAATCCCTGCCGTTCCTGGAAGCCATTCGCCAGATGGCGGTGGATGTGGGCCGCGAGCATACGTTGTTCATGCATTTGACGCTGGTGCCTTACATGGCGGCAGCCGGCGAGGTGAAAACCAAACCGACCCAGCACTCCGTGAAAGAACTGCTGTCGATCGGGATTCAACCCGACGTACTGATTTGCCGTTCCGATCGCACCGTACCCGCGAACGAGCGCGCAAAAATCGCGCTTTTCTGCAACGTGCCGGAGAAAGCGGTTATTTCACTGAAGGATCTTGATTCTATTTATAAAATTCCAGCGCTATTGAAATCTCAGGGGCTGGACGATTATATTTGTAAACGATTCAGCTTGAACTGTCCGGAAGCCGATCTGTCAGAATGGGAGCAGGTCATTTATCAGGAAGCCAACCCGGTTGGTGAAGTCACTATCGGGATGATCGGCAAATATGTGGAATTGCCGGACGCTTATAAGTCGGTGATTGAGGCGTTACGCCATGGCGGTCTGAAAAATCGCCTCACCATCAACATCAAGTTGATTGATTCGCAGGATGTTGAAACACGCGGCGTGGATGTCCTCAAGGGGCTGGATGCGATTCTGATCCCGGGGGGCTTTGGCTACCGCGGCGTTGAAGGGAAAGTGATGGCGGCGCGTTATGCCCGCGAGAACAAGATCCCGTATCTGGGCATTTGCCTGGGAATGCAGGTCGCATTGATGGAGTTTGCCCGTAACGTCGCCGGTATGGAAGGGGCAAACTCTACCGAGTTTATGCCGGACTGTAAGTACCCGGTGGTGGCGCTGATTACCGAATGGCGCGATGCAGAAGGCAATCTTGAAGTGCGTAACGAAAATAGCGATCTCGGTGGTACCATGCGCCTTGGCGGCCAGGAATGCCATCTTGTGGAGGGCAGTCTGGTGCGTCAGCTCTATGCGGAGCCGACCATTATCGAGCGTCACCGCCATCGCTACGAAGTCAACAATATGTTGTTGAAGCAGATTGAGGCTGCTGGGATGCGCGTTGCAGGCGTTTCCGCCGACCGCAAACTGGTGGAAATTGTTGAGCTGCCTGATCATCCGTGGTTTGTGGCGTGTCAATTCCACCCGGAATTCACCTCCACCCCACGAGACGGACACCCGCTGTTCGCCGGTTTTGTGAAAGCCGCCGGGGCGTACCAGAAAGGTCAGGTGAAATAAGGTTTTGCAGCAACGCGCGGTTCTCTGAACGCGCGTTGTTTGTCTGAGGTTTTAGTTTAACTTGTACTGAGGAAAATCTAATGTCCAAAATTGTTAAAGTCATCGGCCGCGAAATCATCGACTCACGCGGAAACCCGACTGTTGAAGCTGAAGTGCATCTGGAAGGCGGCTTCGTTGGTCTGGCTGCGGCACCGTCAGGTGCGTCTACCGGTTCTCGCGAAGCGCTGGAACTGCGTGACGGTGACAAATCCCGTTTCCTGGGCAAAGGCGTAACCAAAGCGGTTGCTGCGGTTAACGGCCCGATTGCACAGGCTATTCTGGGCAAAGACGCCAAGGATCAGGCTACCGTCGACAAAATCATGATCGACCTAGATGGTACTGAAAACAAATCCAACTTCGGCGCCAACGCCATTCTGGCGGTTTCCCTGGCCAGCGCCAAAGCCGCTGCGGCATCCAAAGGCCTGCCGCTGTATGCTCACATCGCTGAACTGAACGGCACCCCGGGCAAATACTCCATGCCGCTGCCGATGATGAACATCATCAACGGTGGTGAACACGCCGACAACAACGTCGACATCCAGGAGTTCATGATTCAGCCGGTAGGCGCTTCAAGCGTGAAAGAAGCCATCCGTATGGGTTCTGAAGTGTTCCATCACCTGGCGAAAGTGTTGAAAGGCAAAGGCCTGAACACTGCCGTTGGCGACGAAGGCGGCTACGCGCCGAACCTGGGTTCCAACGCCGAAGCGCTGGCTGTTATCGCTGAAGCGGTGAAAGCGGCTGGTTACGTGCTGGGCAAAGACATCACGCTGGCGATGGACTGCGCTGCATCTGAATTCTACAAAGACGGTAAATACGTTCTGGCTGGCGAAGGCAACAAAGCGTTCACCTCTGAAGAATTCACCCACTTCCTGGAAGAGCTGACCAAACAGTACCCGATCGTATCCATCGAAGACGGTCTGGACGAATCCGACTGGGCTGGCTTTGCTTACCAGACCAAAGTGCTGGGCGACAAAATCCAGCTGGTGGGCGACGACCTGTTCGTCACCAACACCAAGATCCTGAAAGAAGGTATTGAGAAAGGCATCGCTAACTCCATCCTGATCAAATTCAACCAGATCGGTTCTCTGACCGAAACGCTGGCGGCTATCAAGATGGCGAAAGACGCGGGCTACACTGCGGTTATCTCTCACCGTTCCGGCGAAACCGAAGACGCTACCATCGCCGACCTGGCGGTAGGTACTGCGGCTGGCCAGATCAAGACCGGTTCCATGAGCCGTTCTGACCGTGTGGCTAAATACAACCAGCTGATTCGTATCGAAGAAGCGCTGGGTGCTGCTGCACCGTTCAACGGCCTGAAAGAAGTGAAAGGCCAGGCATAAGCGCCTGCCGTCCGGCGTGCTGTGCGCCGGGCATCGTAATGGAAAATCCGGTAGCTTCGCGGCTGCCGGATTTTTTTTGTCCGCCGTCTTCCCGCCGGTATCTCGTCACTCGTCGCCACCGCGCAGACCGTCTGAAATGTGAAGCCATTTCCAGGCGTTGCTCCTTGTTTGAATCCTGACAGCGACAAACAATGAACCCGATCCCAAATCCTGTTTTCCCGGCATGTCGTTAGCGTCGGTAGCCAGTAGAGTGGCTGCGGACTGTGGGTTCTAATGAATTGAAACTGTATTTCGACCGGAAATTTGAAGCAGATCGGGCTGTTCTTCCTGCGGGTGCCAGCGGCGGCAGTGTGATGGCAAAAGTGCAAAGGTTTTTACATAGCCCGGCGGCTACCTTAACGCTACGGCGGCAACACTCCTGTGCCTGCCACGATACCTTCATAAATACAATGAATGAGGAAGGACGGCGATGAAAACACGTAAGATTGGGCTGGCGAATTACCTGGCCTATGGGTCAGGCGATTTCCTCGGTGCGGGAACCACCGCGCTGACGGCCGGCTGGCTACTCTACTTCTACACGACCTTTTGCGGGCTGACGCCGATTCAGGCGACCTTCATTTTTGCCATGGCCAGGGTGCTAGATGCGGTTGTCAGCCCGTTGATGGGTTTCCTGACCGACAACTTCGGTTCTACCTGGTTGGGAAAACGCTTCGGTCGCCGCAAATTTTTTATCCTGCTGGGCATTCCACTGGTATTCAGCTACAGCTTGATGTGGGTCGGTCACATGAGTTACTGGTACTACCTGCTGACCTACCTGTTGTTTGACGTGGTGTACACCATGGTGCTGGTGCCGTATGAAACGTTGGTGCCGGAAATGACCGACGATTTCAAACAAAAAACCAAATTTTCCGGTGCGCGTATCGCGCTGGCTCAGCTGTCGGCGATTCTGGCGGCGTTTTTGCCGGGTATTCTGCTGGGCTACTTTGGTAAGGACAACGCCGTTTCCTTCTTCTACTCCAGCCTGGTGTTCTCGGTGATCTGCGCCTTCGTATTGACCATGGTGTACTTCTTTACCTGGGAGCGGCCGCGCGAACAGATGTCGGAAGCGTCGCTGCGGGCGGAAAAAGAACGCCAATCGCTGACGTTGGGGCAGAGCCTAAAACGCCTGAATGTCGAGTTGCTTTCGACGCTCAGAATTCGCATTTTCCGCCAGCATTTGGGGATGTATCTGGGCGGCTACATCGCGCAGGACGTTTTCAACGCCGTATTTACCTATTATGTGGTGTTCGTGCTGATGCAAAGCCCGACCATGGCTTCCAACCTGATGGGTACCATGGCGATCCTGCAGTTTATTTCCGTACTGTTGATGATCCCGCTGTGCATCAAATTCGGCCCGGCCCCGTCTTATCGGATGGTGGTCTGCCTGTTCGGCCTGAGCGCGCTTTCCTACGGTTTCTTGTATTACAGCGGCATGCACAACACCTTCACGCTGCTGTTGCTGGTTTCCGCGCTGGCGGGGCTGGGGCGCGGTGGTATCAACTATGTTCCCTGGAACACCTATACCTATATCGCGGATATCGATGAAATCATTACTGCCCAACGCCGTGAGGGGATCTTCGCCGGCATTATGACCTTGACCCGCAAAGCGTCCCAGGCCGGCGCGGTGATGCTGGTCGGGGTGATTCTGCAGTTCTCCGGTTTTGTGTCCGGCCAGGCGACCCAGGCGCCGGGCGTCAGCCATACCATCCTGATGGTGCTGTGCTTCGGTACGGTCATCGTTTTGACTCTGGGTTTCCTGGTTTCGCTGCGCTTCAAGCTGAACCTGCAGACGCACGGCGTGCTGCGTGATGAGACGGCGAAAATGCGCGAAGCCGGCCGTATTGTGCCTGAAAAGATTACCCCGGAGGCGCGTGCCACCGTAGAAATGCTGGCCGGCCTGCCTTATGCGTCGCTGTGGGGGAACAACAATATTGGCTACCTTAACCGCCACAAGGCGCCCGCTCGACCGCTCAGTCATACGGCGCAGCATGGCATTCATTGATGTGTAATGAGACTGCAACTGGATATACGTTATGACCATATTCCCTGTAAAACAGAGTGCGCTGCTGTGTCAGCCGGAGTATTTCATCTCCCGCGAGGAACTGAAGGCGCTGATTTGCCGCATTACTGACAATCTGATCAATATTGAGGATAAGACCGGCGAATTTCTGCTGCGGCTGGATGATGGTCGGGTGATTGACACCAAGGGCTGGGCCGGCTGGGAGTGGACGCACGGTATCGGGCTGTACGGGATGTATCAGTATTACCGTCAGACCGGCGATGACAGCATGCGCGCCATCATTGACGACTGGTTTAGCGCCCGTCTGGCGGAAGGGACGCCCACCAAAAATGTCAACACGGTATGTCCGTTCCTGACGCTGGCTTACCGCTACGAAGAGACTGGTAACAGTCACTGGCAGCCTTATCTGGAACGCTGGGCCGAATGGGTGATGTACGACATGCCGCGTACCCGCAAAAACGGCCTGCAGCATATTGTCTACAACAGCGAAAACACTGATCAACTGTGGGACGATACTCTGATGATGAGCGTGTTGCCGCTGGCGAAGATCGGCAAGTTGTTCAACCGGCCGGAGTTTGTCGAAGAAGCGACCTACCAGTTTTTGCTGCATGTCCAGTATCTGATGGATCGTCAAAGCGGGTTGTGGTTCCACGGCTGGACCTTCGACGGCAACCACAACTTTGCTCAGGCGCGCTGGGCGCGTGGCAACAGTTGGCTGACCATGGTCATTCCGGAATTCATCGAGTTGCTGGATCTGCCGGAACACAATGCCACCCGCCGTTTCCTGGTTCAGGTGTTGGAAAGCCAAATTGAAGCGCTGGCGACGTATCAGGATGACAGCGGTCTGTGGCACACATTGTTGGACGACCCCAATTCCTATCTGGAGAGTTCCGCAACCGCCGGTTTCGCCTACGGCATTCTGAAAGCGGTACGCAAACGCTATATCGACCGTCGCTATGCTGAAATGGCGGAGAAAGCGGTGCGCGGCGTGGTGGGCAACATCAATGCCGAAGGCGAACTGCTGCAGGTGTCGTTTGGCACCGCCATGGGCAAGGATCTGGACTACTATCGCCAGATCCCGCTGACGTCGATGCCCTATGGTCAGGCGATGGCCATCCTGTGTCTTTCCGAATATTTACGAGTCTACCTGTAAGTCCTTTCGGGCTTCCTTGCGGAAGCCCATTTTTTCTATGCTTACAAACCGGCCAGGCTGTAGTTGGCTGGTACCCAACGATAGCCGTTGGCGTTTCCTGCTGTGTCGTATTTCACCGCGACATGCCCGATACCGGGAAACGGCAAATGCGCGCCGGCCACCCAATATCCCTGCTTCACGGTTTCTTTCAGCAAGGCGTCGCGGGTGCGTACCGCCTGATCGCTATCGGCGTCGAACGCGATGGCGGTGCCCGGCAGCGGCATTTGCACCGCCTCGGCGTGGACAATGTCACCCCACAACAGCATGTTCTGTCCGTTGCTGCTCACCAGGAATGAGGTGTGACCGGGGGTATGGCCCGGTGTCTGTACGGCGGCAATACCGGCAGGCAACGATGGGTTATCGCCGAAAGTTTTCAGCTTGCCGGCGTCGCGAATATAGCGGAATACCGACTGCACGCGCTCAAAGCCGGCTTTTTTATCTTGCGGTGCGGCCTTCAGGTTGTCCTGACTCAGCCAGAAATCGGTGTCTTTTTGATTCACGTACACGGTGGCGTTGGGGTAAACCAGCTTGTCATTGCTAACCAGCCCGCCGAAATGATCGGCGTGCAGGTGGGTTATCAGTACGGTGTCTACCTGTTCGGGCTGATAACCGGCCGCTTTCAGGTTACTCAGCGTCTTACCGGTATTTTTACCGCCCAACGCGCCGGTTCCCGCGTCGACCAGAATCAGGTTGTCACCGGTATTGATCAGATAGGCGTTGATGGACGTTTCCACTTGCGGTTTCAGGTAGCTGGCTTCCAGCAGGCTGACGACTTTTTCCTGCGGCGTTTTGATCAGCAGCTTGTCCATCGGCATGACGTTGGTGCCATCGGATAACGCGGTGATTTCATATTGCCCGACGAGGATACGGTAGTAACCTGGTTGGGTTTTGACCTGCGTCACCGCGTCGGCATGAACCAGTACCGGAGCGACGGAGAATGAGAGGCATAAAAAAGCGATAGGTTTCAATAGATTCATCTTACATTTCCTTATTTGAGGACGGCGTTGCCGGTAATCGCCGCCTGTTGATTATTGACGGTGAATACCGGTTATACAAATAAACGCTTCTCAGTTCCCTTTGCCGAGCGCACACAGGGTTTCCGAGCTGGCGTAGTACCCGCATTCAAGCCCGGTTGGGCGGAGAAACACGACGGGAGATGAGGCTGGCGGCGCCAGGGCGCTTAACCGATATGTGTTCCCGAATGGCGCGGTTTGGCATGTGGCCGTCTATCGGTGATAATAGCGGTTTGACCAGAAGGAATGATGAATCACCATGCCGCAGTACCCGATTAATGAAATGTTCCAGACCTTGCAGGGCGAAGGTTATTTTACCGGCGTTCCGGCGGTGTTTATACGCCTGCAGGGGTGTCCGGTAGGGTGCAGCTGGTGTGATACCAAACATACCTGGGAGAAGCTCGCTGAGCGACAAAGCTCATTGGCGGAGGTGCTGGCGAAAACCGCTGAAAGCGATGTGTGGGGCGCGGCTGATGCAACGGAGATTCTGTCGTCGATGCGTGAACTGGGCTATACC from Musicola paradisiaca NCPPB 2511 carries:
- a CDS encoding MBL fold metallo-hydrolase; amino-acid sequence: MNLLKPIAFLCLSFSVAPVLVHADAVTQVKTQPGYYRILVGQYEITALSDGTNVMPMDKLLIKTPQEKVVSLLEASYLKPQVETSINAYLINTGDNLILVDAGTGALGGKNTGKTLSNLKAAGYQPEQVDTVLITHLHADHFGGLVSNDKLVYPNATVYVNQKDTDFWLSQDNLKAAPQDKKAGFERVQSVFRYIRDAGKLKTFGDNPSLPAGIAAVQTPGHTPGHTSFLVSSNGQNMLLWGDIVHAEAVQMPLPGTAIAFDADSDQAVRTRDALLKETVKQGYWVAGAHLPFPGIGHVAVKYDTAGNANGYRWVPANYSLAGL
- the mazG gene encoding nucleoside triphosphate pyrophosphohydrolase; this translates as MPSSTERLLDIMKQLRDPENGCPWDREQTFDTIAPYTLEETYEVLDAISRKDFDDLRSELGDLLFQVVFYARMAEEENLFDFSDVCDAISDKLERRHPHIFGTQRPVLKDSEAVLANWEQTKAQERAEKDRHSQLDDIPDALPALMRAHKIQQRCAAVGFDWHTLGPVVDKLYEEIDEVMHEAQQAVVDPERLGEELGDMLFAAVNLSRHLGHKAEIALQQANHKFCRRFRQVEQLITEQGKTLAEASLDEMDAAWQQVKEREKAL
- the relA gene encoding GTP diphosphokinase, which produces MVAVRSAHLNTEGKFVPDAWIASLGIASKQACDRLAETWRYCEEKTQGHPDAMLLLWRGIEMVEILSTLSMDNDSMRAAMLFPLANANVVDEDTLRETFGKNIVNLVHGVRDMDAIRQLKATQNDSVGSEQVDNIRRMLLAMVEDFRCVVIKLAERIAHLREVKDAPEEERVLAAKECTNIYAPLANRLGIGQLKWELEDFCFRYLHPDEYKRIAKLLHERRIDREQYIETFVKNLRGTMELEGLKADVYGRPKHIYSIWRKMQKKSLSFDELFDVRAVRVVVERLQDCYAALGIVHTHFRHLPDEFDDYVANPKPNGYQSIHTVVLGPGGKTVEIQIRTRQMHEDAELGVAAHWKYKEGTASAGRSGYEERIAWLRKLLSWQEEMADSDEMLDEVRSQVFDDRVYVFTPKGDVVDLPAGSTPLDFAYHIHSDIGHRCIGAKVSGRIVPFTYQLQMGDQIEVITQKQPNPSRDWLNPNLGYITTSRGRSKIHNWFRKQDRDKNILAGKQILDNELEHLGISLKMAEKLLLPRYNMNSMDELLAGIGGGDVRLNQMVNFLQSKVNQPSAEEQDREALRQLTQKSQQPATRAAAKDNGRIVVEGVGNLMHHIARCCQPIPGDDIIGFITRGRGISIHRADCEQLDDLRGHAPERIVEAVWGESYSSGYSLVVRVTANDRSGLLRDITTILANEKVNVLGVSSRSDVKQQLATIDMEMEIYNLQVLGRVLAKLNQLPDVIDARRLQGNS
- the bglB gene encoding beta-galactosidase BglB is translated as MTIFPVKQSALLCQPEYFISREELKALICRITDNLINIEDKTGEFLLRLDDGRVIDTKGWAGWEWTHGIGLYGMYQYYRQTGDDSMRAIIDDWFSARLAEGTPTKNVNTVCPFLTLAYRYEETGNSHWQPYLERWAEWVMYDMPRTRKNGLQHIVYNSENTDQLWDDTLMMSVLPLAKIGKLFNRPEFVEEATYQFLLHVQYLMDRQSGLWFHGWTFDGNHNFAQARWARGNSWLTMVIPEFIELLDLPEHNATRRFLVQVLESQIEALATYQDDSGLWHTLLDDPNSYLESSATAGFAYGILKAVRKRYIDRRYAEMAEKAVRGVVGNINAEGELLQVSFGTAMGKDLDYYRQIPLTSMPYGQAMAILCLSEYLRVYL
- the pyrG gene encoding glutamine hydrolyzing CTP synthase, coding for MTTNYIFVTGGVVSSLGKGIAAASLAAILEARGLNVTIMKLDPYINVDPGTMSPTQHGEVFVTEDGAETDLDLGHYERFIRTKMTRRNNFTTGRIYSDVLRKERRGDYLGATIQVIPHITNAIKERIIEGGEGHDVVLVEIGGTVGDIESLPFLEAIRQMAVDVGREHTLFMHLTLVPYMAAAGEVKTKPTQHSVKELLSIGIQPDVLICRSDRTVPANERAKIALFCNVPEKAVISLKDLDSIYKIPALLKSQGLDDYICKRFSLNCPEADLSEWEQVIYQEANPVGEVTIGMIGKYVELPDAYKSVIEALRHGGLKNRLTINIKLIDSQDVETRGVDVLKGLDAILIPGGFGYRGVEGKVMAARYARENKIPYLGICLGMQVALMEFARNVAGMEGANSTEFMPDCKYPVVALITEWRDAEGNLEVRNENSDLGGTMRLGGQECHLVEGSLVRQLYAEPTIIERHRHRYEVNNMLLKQIEAAGMRVAGVSADRKLVEIVELPDHPWFVACQFHPEFTSTPRDGHPLFAGFVKAAGAYQKGQVK
- the eno gene encoding phosphopyruvate hydratase; the protein is MSKIVKVIGREIIDSRGNPTVEAEVHLEGGFVGLAAAPSGASTGSREALELRDGDKSRFLGKGVTKAVAAVNGPIAQAILGKDAKDQATVDKIMIDLDGTENKSNFGANAILAVSLASAKAAAASKGLPLYAHIAELNGTPGKYSMPLPMMNIINGGEHADNNVDIQEFMIQPVGASSVKEAIRMGSEVFHHLAKVLKGKGLNTAVGDEGGYAPNLGSNAEALAVIAEAVKAAGYVLGKDITLAMDCAASEFYKDGKYVLAGEGNKAFTSEEFTHFLEELTKQYPIVSIEDGLDESDWAGFAYQTKVLGDKIQLVGDDLFVTNTKILKEGIEKGIANSILIKFNQIGSLTETLAAIKMAKDAGYTAVISHRSGETEDATIADLAVGTAAGQIKTGSMSRSDRVAKYNQLIRIEEALGAAAPFNGLKEVKGQA
- a CDS encoding MFS transporter encodes the protein MKTRKIGLANYLAYGSGDFLGAGTTALTAGWLLYFYTTFCGLTPIQATFIFAMARVLDAVVSPLMGFLTDNFGSTWLGKRFGRRKFFILLGIPLVFSYSLMWVGHMSYWYYLLTYLLFDVVYTMVLVPYETLVPEMTDDFKQKTKFSGARIALAQLSAILAAFLPGILLGYFGKDNAVSFFYSSLVFSVICAFVLTMVYFFTWERPREQMSEASLRAEKERQSLTLGQSLKRLNVELLSTLRIRIFRQHLGMYLGGYIAQDVFNAVFTYYVVFVLMQSPTMASNLMGTMAILQFISVLLMIPLCIKFGPAPSYRMVVCLFGLSALSYGFLYYSGMHNTFTLLLLVSALAGLGRGGINYVPWNTYTYIADIDEIITAQRREGIFAGIMTLTRKASQAGAVMLVGVILQFSGFVSGQATQAPGVSHTILMVLCFGTVIVLTLGFLVSLRFKLNLQTHGVLRDETAKMREAGRIVPEKITPEARATVEMLAGLPYASLWGNNNIGYLNRHKAPARPLSHTAQHGIH